GGCCGCGCTCCGCACTGGCCCGGAACTTCGTTTCCGGCAGATTCTCGGCTTCCACCTCGTGATACACGGCGATCGAGCGCTTCAGATTGGCGGCGGCCACACGCAGGTCGGTGTTGGCCACCAGCGCTTGCTGCACCAGCTCGTCGATACGGGGATCGTCGTACAGACGCCACCAGTCGTTCGGAACGTCGCCGATCGACACCGCATCGCTGTCGGTGCCGGCAAACGGTCCATTGGCGGCCGATGACTTCACGACCGCATCGTCGGGCACCTTGTGATCAGGGCCGACGGTCATGCAAGCGGCCAGCGCAAGCGGCAACATCGCCGCCAGCGAGGCACGGGCAAAGCGTTTCACTGCACTGCTCCGGTTGAGGGCGCGCGCTTGCCGGCCAGCGCAACCTTGTCCTGCGAGGCACTACGGCCGGCCGCCGGCGCGGTCGGCTTGTCTCCCGTTTCCCCGATGTTCTTCTCGTCATCGGCCTTCACCGATACGGTGGCCGTGCGTCCTGCCACCAGGCGCACATCCTCGGGCATCTGGTCGAACTGGATGCGCACCGGCACGCGCTGCGCCAGACGCACCCAGTTGAACGTCGGATTCACGTTCGGCAGCAGGTTCGAGCCATTGGTGCGATCACGGTCTTCGATACCGGCTGCGATGCTCTGCACATGGCCGTGCAGCACGCGCTTCTCGCCCATGACGCGGATATCGACGGGGCTGCCGATATGGATACCCTTCAGCTTGGTTTCCTCGAAGTAGCCTTCCACGTGGAACGAGTTCGAATCGACCATCGACAGCACCGGCTTGCCGGTCACGACGTAATCCCCCAGACGCGGCAGGCGGTCGTTGACGTAGCCTTCCACCGGGCTCACCACGTGGGTGCGCTCCAGATTCAGCTTCGCCACGCCGATCGCGGCCTCGGCCTGTGCCAGCTGGGCCTCGCCCTGCTGCACCTTGGCCAGCCCCTCTTCGACGATTTCCTTGGAAACCACCTCGGAAAGCGTCTGGCTGCGCTTCGCCTCGCGGCGTGCCTGGGCCAGATTGGCGCGCACCGCCGCCGCCGTGGCTTCCGCCTGACGCAGCGCCAGCGCATAGCGCTCGTGGTCGATCTCGAACAGGACGTCGCCTGCCTTCACATGCTGGTTGTCCTTGACCGCGATCCGCGTGACCAGCCCGGAGACATCGGGCGCCACCTGCACCACCTCGGCGCGAATGTGACCGTCGCGCGTCCACGGCGCCACGGTGTAGTAGTCCCACAGGTGTTTGACGACGACCGCGCCAACGGCGGTGACGGCCAGCGTCAGCACAACTGGCCCGAGCGAGGAGAGTCTCAGTTTCATGATTGCAGCGAGGGCACCAACGCAACCACCCCACCGAGGACGATCGCATATAGCGCCAGGTTGAAGAGGGAACGGTGCCACACGAGCTTGTAGAAGCCGACACGCGTCAGCACCGCCCGCGCGGCGCTCGTAATGACGAAGGCGGCAAGC
This genomic interval from Cupriavidus metallidurans CH34 contains the following:
- a CDS encoding efflux RND transporter periplasmic adaptor subunit, with the protein product MKLRLSSLGPVVLTLAVTAVGAVVVKHLWDYYTVAPWTRDGHIRAEVVQVAPDVSGLVTRIAVKDNQHVKAGDVLFEIDHERYALALRQAEATAAAVRANLAQARREAKRSQTLSEVVSKEIVEEGLAKVQQGEAQLAQAEAAIGVAKLNLERTHVVSPVEGYVNDRLPRLGDYVVTGKPVLSMVDSNSFHVEGYFEETKLKGIHIGSPVDIRVMGEKRVLHGHVQSIAAGIEDRDRTNGSNLLPNVNPTFNWVRLAQRVPVRIQFDQMPEDVRLVAGRTATVSVKADDEKNIGETGDKPTAPAAGRSASQDKVALAGKRAPSTGAVQ
- a CDS encoding DUF1656 domain-containing protein, producing MPGEISIYGVYIPSLLVWMLAAFVITSAARAVLTRVGFYKLVWHRSLFNLALYAIVLGGVVALVPSLQS